In Rhineura floridana isolate rRhiFlo1 chromosome 4, rRhiFlo1.hap2, whole genome shotgun sequence, the sequence GCTCTCAGGCTAGCTTAGGGCGTGCTGGGCAGACTGCATGgggcacacagctctgtcctccagcagaGGGAAATGGCCTGAGAaatagtgggggtggggtggggcaaggGGGAGGCTACTGCCACCTGAAGCAAttccctcactctgcctaatggtagagccggcCCTCTGCAAAGCATCAAGAAGGCTAAATTGTGTTAACACGCTAGGGGGAGAACTGTTCAGTGGAGCAACAAGCGATTCATGTGGTGGAAGTTTTAAGTTCCTTGCAACATCCCTTGCAAAGTTTATTGAGGTGTCCCAGGATCCCAAGTTGGAACCCTTGTGGCTTTCTGCTTTCCTGAAACCAGGTCAGCTCCGACTCATTttcccagccttccccagcctggtgttcTTCAGATCAGCCACAGTCTGAAGGCTTATGAGGCCGCCGccgtgctgaagctaagcaggtctgggtctggtcagtgcctggatgggagaccatctgggaactGCATGTATGTTGCCttaggttccatgatggaagaaaggcaggatataaatgtaaggatttttttttttaagaaaatgaaaaaaaatctggagAGCACTAGATTGGCATGGATATGTGTATGTGTTTGCGCgtctatgtatgtgtgtgtgtatgtgattaTCTCTGTGTATGTATGAGCAGCGTCCCAACACCCTTTACTCCCCATGGGGTGGACCTTTATGTGTGTCTCTACCCCCTCTCAGCTGCAAGTTTTATGGATGAATCTTGGTGGGAGGGGACAAGCTGAGTGGCAGCATAGAAGGCAAACCGAGGAATTTTGCTCACCTCTTGCTCTCCTCCTAGTAGTTCTGATTGGCCATTGAGGGAGAGACAGGCATATGCACAATTTTTGGCTTCTCTTTCTTAGGGCACCTGTATAAAGTCAACATGCCTGTTGTGGTCACCCAGGCCCCGGGAGGTGCAACTGTCCTCCAGAATCCAGTTCAGCAAATATTCCAGCAGCTTGGGCGGCAGCCCTTGGCACCTCCATCTGCCACTCCCGGTGCCGTGCAGGCAAACGCTTCTCTTCAAGCACCCAGCAGTGAAAGCCTGCAGGCCCCAAAGCCCACCTTACCTCAGCAAATAGGAATGGAGGGGAAGGCCTTGCCTGGTGCTGCTGTTGTGCAGGAAGCTATTGGGAGCCAGGGGAAAGCTGCAGTGGGAGCTCTGGTACGGCAGCAGCCATCTAACTCCCTGGAGACTCCCCGGAACGCTGACGTGCAAGCAGCTCTTCCAGACTTGAAGTTGTCTGAAGCATGCTGCCCCACAGTGGCCACAGAAGCAATGGCAAGCAGCTCTTCCAGTGGGGCAGAATTGCCTGCGAGTCTCGAGCAGTCACTGGATCCCGACGATATAATTGAGCTGATAATCATGGGCAACGAGTTGGATGACAGTGTCCTCCTGTCTGATGAAACCAGCCTCTCTTTTGCTGAAGAAGTAATTCCAGTGctttactttctctctctctctctctctgtctcattttaaaacagggataggctgcgtacacaccacacatttaaagcacattattccccaccatccccaaatcctgggaactatagtttgttaaggatgctgagaatggtagctctgtgaggagtaaattatagttcccaggactctttgggggaaataatgtgctttaaatgtatggcgtgtacacagccatagagtccaacaacatctggaggaccacagcttcttGAACCCTGTTTAAAGGATGTCTTTTCCACATATCTTCTGCTGTTCAAGACAGCTTGCAAATTTAATTTTAATAGCGTAGTGGAATATAGGATGCATGTAGAATTGTGGAATAAGTGTACCATTCTTGGGGTATGTACCATCTTCTTCCCATTTAAATTAGGCAAGGTAACTGTTCCTTTTAATGgagctggattgcagcctttctttctttctttctttctttctttctttctttctttctttctttctttctttctttctttctttctttctttctttctttctttctttctttcttttgttgcaTTGCAGTCTGATTTTGTAATCTTTGTAAAATTTCCAGCATTGAAAGTTGGAAGAAGGATTCTAAATTCCTTTTAGGACTTGCAGCTAGGTTTGACGCTGGGAAGTTGACACGGATAAGAGTTGCAGTGCATCCTTTCTGTGAGTGAGCTTATGTGAATTGATCTTGTGAGTCTCTCCCATAAATGGAAGGGTAAGCCTGCAGAAGCAGTGCGGTGGGGAATCTCTTTGTGAAGAAATGTTCCTTGTGTCTTCAGTGTAGTGCAAATCTTCCTTCCAGCTAGATACCAGTGTGCACATGGAACCTGATCTGCACACCCAGAAGGATATTGCCAATGACCTTGAAGAGATCATTCAGCTGGATGGAACAGGTGATGTTTCTCCTAAGGCAGAAATAGAAAGCTCAAGGGATGGGGATGACGAGGAACTTGTTGGCATCATTGATGCCGAAGATCTGAAAGTCTTGGATGAGGATGAAGAAGAAGGAGGTGAAAATAGTACCTCAGACAGTGGATCTCTTAGCAGCGCTAGTGATACTGATGAACCCTCGGTTGACATAATTGAGGAGGTAACGCTTTTGATCCATTTGAAAATGATTTTCTTAACATGTCTCTGGCTTAGCTTCAAACTACACATGATGGGGGGAATCAGAACAATCTCAAGGACCAAAACGGGGAAGATAATACATCTCTGTTCACTAATTGTACAATGCTAATCCAGATTTTGGCAGTCTGAACGTTGAATATTCATTAACTTGCCATCCAATTGCTTTAGCTGCATTGCAGATGTGAGCAATTGTGATGTAGATGTTGGGGCAATGGAACTGGTGAAAAAGGTCTCTTCTCTCTTCATACCCTTTCTGCTTGAAAAGGTATGTTCTGCCCTGTGGATTGTTCCACCCATGTTGTATATGCAGAAGCGGAAATGGAGACACTTCCCATGTTATGGGTTTCCATTTTATGAATGGACAAATGCACCTCATGGCAGTATTTTCTGGTGGCATCTATGGCATTTTCTCAaaattgcaaatgtgcccacaggccccaaaagGCTGGGGACCCTTGGTCCCTATGTCAGCCCTTTGTGTTCATGGTTGTGTTACTATAATGaagttgacttaaaaaa encodes:
- the GTF2A1L gene encoding TFIIA-alpha and beta-like factor isoform X1, whose protein sequence is MAHDNPVRWETKVMQSKATEGFFRHSHLPPQFTLHLPPNFHQALQTSTGVAASRGIRHFTATASSSATAELSSSRAGGAILTLPSGLACPIQVPAGVTLQTASGHLYKVNMPVVVTQAPGGATVLQNPVQQIFQQLGRQPLAPPSATPGAVQANASLQAPSSESLQAPKPTLPQQIGMEGKALPGAAVVQEAIGSQGKAAVGALVRQQPSNSLETPRNADVQAALPDLKLSEACCPTVATEAMASSSSSGAELPASLEQSLDPDDIIELIIMGNELDDSVLLSDETSLSFAEELDTSVHMEPDLHTQKDIANDLEEIIQLDGTGDVSPKAEIESSRDGDDEELVGIIDAEDLKVLDEDEEEGGENSTSDSGSLSSASDTDEPSVDIIEEDPLNSGDDVSEQETPDVFDTDNIIVCQYDKVQRSKNRWKFYLKDGVMCFAGKDYVFSKAIGDAEW
- the GTF2A1L gene encoding TFIIA-alpha and beta-like factor isoform X2, whose protein sequence is MAHDNPVPKFYKSVIDDVIEGVRDVFAEEGVDEQVLIELKRRWETKVMQSKATEGFFRHSHLPPQFTLHLPPNFHQALQTSTGVAASRGIRHFTATASSSATAELSSSRAGGAILTLPSGLACPIQVPAGVTLQTASGHLYKVNMPVVVTQAPGGATVLQNPVQQIFQQLGRQPLAPPSATPGAVQANASLQAPSSESLQAPKPTLPQQIGMEGKALPGAAVVQEAIGSQGKAAVGALVRQQPSNSLETPRNADVQAALPDLKLSEACCPTVATEAMASSSSSGAELPASLEQSLDPDDIIELIIMGNELDDSVLLSDETSLSFAEELDTSVHMEPDLHTQKDIANDLEEIIQLDGTGDVSPKAEIESSRDGDDEELVGIIDAEDLKVLDEDEEEGGENSTSDSGSLSSASDTDEPSVDIIEEDPLNSGDDVSEQETPDVFDTDNIIVCQYDKVQRSKNRWKFYLKDGVMCFAGKDYVFSKAIGDAEW